Proteins encoded by one window of Fusarium graminearum PH-1 chromosome 1, whole genome shotgun sequence:
- a CDS encoding cytochrome c1: MFARSCLRSTRTLNGLRNGPSAIAKRAASSSANAAGDATATRLNLAAAASTTLALGSMAWYYHLYGPVAFAMTPAEEGLHPTKYPWVHNQWFKTFDHQALRRGFQVYQEVCQSCHSLSRVPYRTLVGSILTVDEAKALAEENEYPGEPDEQGEIQMRPGKLADYMLPPYKNEEAARFANNGALPPDLSLIIKARHGGCDYIFSLLTGYPEEPPAGVQVAPGMNFNPYFPGTGIAMARVLYEGLVEYEDGTPATTSQMAKDVVEFLNWAAEPEMDDRKRMGMKVLVVSASLWAVSVWVKRYKWAWLKSRKIAYDPPKEVKVRR, translated from the exons ATGTTTGCTAGGTCGTGTTTGCGCTCGACGCGCACCCTCAATGGCCTTCGCAACGGCCCTTCCGCTATCGCCAAG CGTGCTGCTTCCTCAAGCGCCAACGCCGCCGGCGATGCCACTGCCACTCGACTGAACCTggccgccgccgcctcgACCACTCTCGCCCTCGGCTCCATGGCCTGGTACTACCATCTTTATGGACCTGTGGCTTTTGCCATGACTCCTGCTGAGGAGGG TCTTCACCCTACCAAGTACCCTTGGGTCCACAACCAGTGGTTCAAGACCTTCGACCACCAGGC TCTCCGCCGTGGTTTCCAAGTCTACCAGGAGGTTTGCCAGTCCTGCCACTCCCTTAGCCGAGTCCCCTACCGAACTCTCGTCGGTTCCATCTTGACCgtcgacgaggccaaggccctTGCCGAGGAGAACGAGTACCCCGGTGAGCCCGATGAGCAGGGCGAGATCCAGATGCGTCCCGGAAAGCTGGCCGACTACATGCTTCCCCCTTACAAGAACGAGGAGGCTGCCCGATTTGCCAACAACGGTGCCCTGCCCCCGGATCtgtctctcatcatcaaggcccgCCACGGTGGCTGTGATTACATCTTCAGCTTGCTCACTGGTTACCCCGAGGAGCCTCCCGCTGGTGTCCAGGTCGCCCCCGGCATGAACTTCAACCCCTACTTCCCCGGTACCGGTATCGCTATGGCTCGTGTCCTCTACGAGGGCCTTGTCGAATACGAGGATGGAACCCCCGCCACCACCTCTCAGATGGCCAAGGATGTCGTTGAGTTCCTCAACTGGGCTGCCGAGCCTGAGATGGACGACCGAAAGCGAATGGGTATGAaggttcttgttgtctctgcCTCCCTTTGGGCTGTCAGCGTCTGGGTCAAGCGATACAAGTGGGCCTGGCTCAAGTCTCGAAAGATCGCCTACGACCCTCCTaaggaggtcaaggtccGCCGCTAA
- a CDS encoding 26S protease regulatory subunit 7: MPSATGSNWEKYQKNFADDEVEEKKITPLTDEDIQVLKTYGAAPYGTSIKKLEKQIKEKQQSVDEKIGVKESDTGLAPPHLWDIAADRQRMSEEQPFQVARCTKIIADEKGDESKSKYVINVKQIAKFVVQLGERVSPTDIEEGMRVGVDRNKYQIMLPLPPKIDASVTMMTVEEKPDVTYGDVGGCKEQVEKLREVVEMPLLSPERFVNLGIDPPKGALLYGPPGTGKTLCARAVANRTDATFIRVIGSELVQKYVGEGARMVRELFEMARTKKACIIFFDEIDAIGGARFDDGAGGDNEVQRTMLELITQLDGFDARGNIKVMFATNRPSTLDPALMRPGRIDRKIEFSLPDLEGRANILRIHAKSMSVERDIRWELISRLCPNATGAELRSVCTEAGMYAIRARRKVASEKDFLSAVDKVIKGNLKFNSTATYMQYN; this comes from the exons ATG CCTTCCGCAACCGGCTCAAACTGGGAGAAGTACCAGAAGAACTTCGCCGACGATGAGGtagaggagaagaagatcacACCTCTAACAGACGA GGATATCCAGGTCCTCAAGACCTACGGTGCCGCGCCTTATGGAACAtctatcaagaagcttgaaaagCAAATTAAAGAGAAACAACAAAGTGTCGATGAGAAGATTGGAGTCAAG GAATCCGACACAGGACTTGCGCCACCACATCTATGGGATATCGCTGCCGATCGCCAACGAATGTCGGAAGAGCAGCCTTTTCAGGTTGCTCGCTGTACTAAGATAATCGCCGACGAGAAGGGTGACGAGTCCAAAAGCAAGTATGTTATCAACGTCAAACAGATCGCCAAGTTCGTTGTACAACTTGGAGAACGAGTCAGTCCCACGGATATCGAGGAGGGCATGCGAGTTGGTGTCGACCGCAATAAGTACCAAATCATGCTTCCCCTGCCGCCCAAGATCGATGCGAGCGTAACGATGATGACCgtggaggagaagcctgACGTCACCTATGGCGATGTTGGTGGCTGCAAGGAGcaggtcgagaagctcagaGAGGTGGTAGAGATGCCTCTGCTGTCCCCCGAGCGTTTTGTGAACCTCGGTATCGACCCTCCCAAGGGCGCCCTGCTCTACGGCCCTCCCGGAACCGGAAAGACACTCTGTGCACGAGCTGTTGCCAACCGAACAGACGCTACCTTTATCCGAGTCATTGGTAGTGAGTTGGTCCAGAAGTATGTCGGTGAAGGTGCCAGGATGGTCAGAGAATTGTTCGAGATGGCTCGAACAAAGAAGGCTTGCATTATTTTCTTCGATGAAATCGATGCCATCGGTGGTGCCCGATTTGACGACGGTGCTGGTGGAGACAACGAAGTTCAACGTACTATGCTGGAGCTCATCACCCAGCTTGATGGTTTCGACGCTCGAGGAAACATCAAGGTCATGTTCGCAACCAACAGACCCTCGACATTGGATCCCGCCCTGATGCGACCTGGACGTATCGATCGAAAGATTGAGTTCTCATTGCCTGATCTCGAAGGCCGTGCCAACATTCTCCGCATCCACGCAAAGTCCATGTCTGTCGAGCGAGACATCCGATGGGAGCTCATCTCTCGTCTCTGCCCCAACGCGACAGGTGCTGAGCTGCGCAGTGTGTGCACTGAAGCTGGCATGTACGCCATCCGCGCGAGGAGAAAGGTTGCCTCCGAGAAGGATTTCCTCAGCGCAGTAGACAAGGTTATCAAGGGCAACCTTAAGTTCAACTCTACGGCGACGTACATGCAGTACAACTAG
- a CDS encoding proteasome component C1 → MTSIGTGYDLLNSIFSPDGRNFQVEYAVKAVESGGTSIGIRAKDGVVLAIEKVVSSKLLKPGANKRIATVDSHVGAVSSGMVPDGRHFVDRARDEAQSWRQNFKTPIPTSDLASRMGGYLQAYTMYGSVRPFGITAILGGYDTPEETPVDGEVGSGPKVGAGGKVEGKHGGPFLYMIEPSGMYWGYYGAATGKGRQVAKAELEKLDLAAGNMSLEDAVKQAARIIYIAQKDNKDKDFELEMTWISGPDGPTKGRHVEVPKELREEAERLAKAEDEDDDDDDDDDNEDAKDDDKMED, encoded by the exons atg ACGTCGATAGGCACGGGTTACGATTTgctcaactccatcttctccccTGATGGACGAAACTTCCAGGTCGAATACGCAGTCAAGGCAGTGGAAAGCGGCGGTACTTCGATCGGTATTCGAGCTAAGGACGGTGTCGTCCTAGCTATCGAAAAGGTCGTCTCATCCAAGCTCCTAAAACCCGGTGCCAACAAGCGCATTGCTACAGTCGATAGCCATGTCGGTGCT GTATCATCCGGTATGGTTCCCGATGGACGTCACTTCGTCGACCGAGCCCGTGACGAGGCCCAGAGCTGGCGACAGAACTTCAAGACTCCTATTCCCACATCCGATCTTGCCAGCCGCATGGGTGGCTACCTCCAAGCCTACACCATGTACGGATCAGTTCGACCATTCGGTATCACCGCCATCCTGGGCGGCTACGACACTCCCGAAGAGACCCCAGTCGATGGCGAGGTGGGATCAGGACCCAAGGTCGGAGCTGGCGGCAAGGTTGAGGGCAAGCACGGCGGGCCCTTCCTCTACATGATCGAGCCCAGCGGAATGTACTGGGGTTACTACGGAGCGGCCACAGGCAAGGGTCGACAGGtcgccaaggctgagcttgagaagctcgacTTGGCCGCCGGCAACATGTCTCTGGAGGATGCCGTGAAGCAAGCGGCGCGCATCATCTACATCGCGCAGAAGGATAACAAGGATAAGGACTTCGAGCTCGAGATGACCTGGATCAGTGGGCCCGATGGTCCCACCAAGGGACGACACGTCGAGGTACCAAAGGAGCTGAGGGAAGAGGCTGAGCGATTAGCAaaggccgaggatgaggatgacgacgacgacgacgacgatgataaCGAGGACGCAAAGGATGAcgacaagatggaggatTAG
- a CDS encoding T-complex protein 1 subunit delta, producing MSAPAMASAPAGGASSNATFRDKEKPMAVRSSNIVAARAVADAIRTSLGPRGMDKMIRGGKGETIITNDGNTMLKSMAVMHPTAKMLVNLSGAQDVEAGDGTTSVVVICGSLLGAADRLLSKGIHPSVISESFQRAAAAAVEVLHDMSLPITLSDTSSLLQAANTSLSSKIVSQYSNLLGPMAVNSVTKTIDLKTADNVDLKNIRIVKRVGGTIEDSELVDGLVLTQPVLKNGGGPARMEKARIGLIQFQLSPPKPDMENTIQVNDYRQMDKIVKEERLYLLNMAKKIKKAKCNVLLIQKSILRDAVNDLSLHFLAKLGILAVKDIERDEVEFICKSTGCKPIADIDSFTEDKLGYADLVEEVQSSGSRMIKVTGTKSVGKTVSVVVRGANSLILEEAERSLHDALCVVRCLVKKKALIAGGGAPEIEIAAQLSKQARSLTGTEAICWKAFADALEVIPTTLAENAGLNSIKVVTELRHRHEMGDKNAGVSIKSGGVNTNISKENVLQPLLVSTSAIELAAETVKMILRIDDIALTR from the exons ATGTCTGCACCGGCCATGGCTTCTGCACCTGCAGGAGGTGCTTCCAGCAATGCTACTTTTCGT GATAAGGAGAAGCCTATGGCGGTGCGCTCTTCCAACATCGTCGCTGCCCGAG CCGTCGCCGATGCCATCAGAACTTCCCTCGGTCCTCGAGGAATGGATAAAATGATTCGAGGTGGAAAGGGCGAAActatcatcaccaacgatGGAAACACCATGCTGAAGAGCATGGCTGTCATGCATCCCACAGCAAAGATGCTTGTCAACCTTTCTGGCGCTCAGGATGTCGAGGCTGGTGACGGAACAACCTCCGTCGTCGTCATTTGTGGCAGTCTTCTCGGTGCTGCTGACCGACTTCTTTCCAAGGGTATTCACCCCTCCGTCATTTCAGAGTCGTTCCAAAgagctgccgccgctgccgtCGAGGTCCTTCACGACATGTCCCTCCCCATCACCCTTAGCGACACCTCCTCGCTCCTTCAAGCCGCCAACACATCTCTGTCATCTAAGATCGTGTCACAATATTCGAACCTGCTTGGACCCATGGCGGTCAACTCGGTCACAAAGACTATCGACCTCAAGACTGCCGACAACGTTGATCTTAAGAACATCCGAATTGTCAAGCGAGTTGGTGGAACGATCGAGGATAGtgagcttgtcgatggtCTGGTCCTTACCCAGCCTGTCCTCAAGAACGGTGGCGGTCCTGCCCGCATGGAGAAGGCTCGAATTGGTCTCATCCAGTTCCAGTTGAGCCCTCCCAAGCCTGAC ATGGAGAACACCATTCAGGTCAACGATTACCGgcagatggacaagatcgtTAAGGAGGAGCGATTATACcttctcaacatggccaagaagattaAGAAGGCCAAGTGCAATGTCCTGCTTATCCAGAAGTCTATCCTACGAGATGCCGTCAACGACCTATCACTACACTTTTTGGCCAAGCTTGGCATCCTAGCTGTTAAGGATATTGAGCgtgatgaggttgagttCATCTGCAAGTCTACTGGCTGCAAGCCCATTGCCGACATTGACTCTTTCACCGAGGATAAGCTGGGATACGCTGAtttggttgaggaggttCAATCTTCCGGATCGCGCATGATTAAGGTTACCGGTACCAAGTCTGTCGGCAAGACTGTGTCTGTCGTTGTTCGAGGTGCCAACTCTCTGATTCTGGAGGAGGCCGAGCGAAGTCTGCACGATGCTCTTTGTGTTGTGCGATgtctggtcaagaagaaggccctCATCGCTGGTGGCGGTGCCcctgagattgagattgcgGCACAGCTCTCCAAGCAAGCGCGTAGCTTGACAGGTACCGAGGCCATTTGCTGGAAGGCCTTTGCAGACGCTCTTGAGGTTATCCCCACCACACTGGCCGAGAATGCTGGTCTGAACAGCATCAAGGTTGTCACAGAACTGCGACACCGCCACGAGATGGGCGACAAGAACGCTGGTGTTAGTATTAAGTCGGGAGGTGTTAACACCAACATCTCCAAGGAGAATGTGTTGCAGCCTCTCCTCGTTAGCACAAGTGCGATCGAGCTGGCGGCTGAGACTGTCAAGATGATTCTGAGGATAGACGACATTGCCTTGACCCGATAG